In Mustela nigripes isolate SB6536 chromosome 2, MUSNIG.SB6536, whole genome shotgun sequence, a single window of DNA contains:
- the LOC132009616 gene encoding putative gustatory receptor clone PTE01, translated as MYPGQLQIACLKIGTFSWVSLHLFCVFNTLFSFERCRTCLEAENLTAVSEFLLLGLSDDPELEPFFFGLFLFMYLVTVFGNLFIILAISSDSQLHRPMYFFLSNLSLADIGFSTTTIPKMLVNIQTHSKSITYAGCLTQVSFFFLFACLDDLLLAVMAYDRFVAICHPLNYSVIMNPCLCGLLVLMSFFGSLLDSQIHCLMVSQLTFCTNVEIHHFFCDAPQLFHLACSDTSINTIIIYFIGAIFGGVPLSGILFSYTRIVSSILRVPSTGGKYKAFSTCVSHLSVVILFYGTALGVYLSSAVSHSPRQGAVTSVMYALVVPMLNPFIYSLRNRDVKRALQRLLNRTV; from the coding sequence ATGTATCCTGGGCAATTGCAAATTGCTTGCCTCAAAATAGGCACATTTAGCTGGGTGTCTCTACACTTGTTTTGTGTATTCAATACTCTCTTCTCTTTTGAGAGGTGTCGCACCTGCCTGGAAGCAGAGAATCTAACAGCTGTCTCAGAGTTCCTTCTCCTGGGCCTCTCAGATGATCCAGAACTGGAGCCCTTTTTCTTTGGGCTGTTCCTGTTCATGTACCTGGTCACTGTGTTTGGGAACCTGTTCATCATCCTGGCCATCAGCTCTGACTCCCAACTCCACAggcccatgtacttcttcctctccaacctgTCCTTGGCTGATATTGGTTTCAGCACCACGACAATCCCCAAGATGCTGGTGAACATTCAAACACACAGCAAGTCTATTACCTATGCAGGCTGCCTAACTCAggtgtccttttttttcctgtttgcatGTTTGGATGATCTACTCCTGgctgtgatggcctatgaccggtTTGTGGCCATTTGTCACCCCCTGAACTACTCAGTCATCATGAACCCATGCCTCTGTGGCTTGTTGGTCCTGATGTCATTTTTTGGCAGTCTCTTAGACTCTCAGATTCATTGTTTGATGGTGTCCCAACTCACCTTCTGCACAAATGTGGAAATTCATCATTTCTTTTGTGATGCACCTCAACTCTTCCACCTTGCCTGCTCTGATACCTCCATCAACaccataataatttattttattggtgCCATCTTTGGTGGTGTTCCACTCTCAGGGATCCTTTTTTCTTATACACGAATTGTTTCCTCCATTCTGAGAGTCCCATCCACAGGTGGGAAGTACAAAGCCTTTTCCACCTGTGTCTCTCACCTGTcagttgttattttgttttatggaacAGCTCTTGGTGTATACCTCAGTTCAGCTGTCTCCCATTCTCCCAGGCAGGGTGCAGTGACCTCAGTTATGTATGCTTTGGTTGTTCCCATGCTGAATCCCTTCATTTACAGCCTGCGGAACAGGGACGTCAAGAGAGCTTTGCAGAGGCTCCTTAACAGAACAGTCTAG